The proteins below come from a single Erysipelothrix piscisicarius genomic window:
- the dnaG gene encoding DNA primase, with protein MKRMPEELINDIRAKTDIVDTISRYMTLSKKSKNYWGVCPFHDDNNPSMSVSPDRQIYKCFVCGAGGNVFSFVKDFEKIGFIDAVVKTASFIDVDVSEYEQQNIAPIDNEKLKLFQALDETQKFTEFQLYTKAGKDALSKLEARGYSMELIKKFGIGVAFGDNQLSKYLLAKGFNEKELVDADLVRVSERGVEDVFYQRIMFPIYDRHGRVIAFSARALNDDNKVKYINTSETRLYTKGLTVYNIHNAKDAARKQDFILVAEGVTDTIAFTKSGFDNTVSLLGVACTNEQIQMLKQCSSNIVLAFDGDRAGLEATYQVGLKLRKAHCTVTVWYNDTGLDPDECIREFGIERVQKGVADRINWLDFLMSYGIGNYGLDSFDNRKRVVQFMIDHLKDEDELEQSYYLKKLSDKTNFEYSVLSQQLNARSLSLERDTHRIPNNVDHAMEFNVKIPERAILRQMLISKEAAYLYRDQLGFLVSDLATDFALIILDCYRNQEVIEIADILSLNISDKMKKFAIDIESSDLLHGYNRASMEQNINLIRDHLVVMGVHDMKGRVLQQDKIDDQAALLEEAIKQLRNKNKREGEH; from the coding sequence ATGAAGCGAATGCCAGAAGAATTGATCAATGACATTCGTGCTAAAACGGATATCGTTGATACCATTTCTCGATACATGACACTATCAAAGAAAAGCAAAAATTACTGGGGGGTTTGCCCTTTTCATGATGATAATAATCCATCTATGTCAGTCTCTCCAGATCGACAAATTTATAAATGCTTTGTTTGTGGAGCAGGCGGAAATGTTTTTTCTTTTGTAAAAGATTTTGAGAAAATTGGTTTCATTGATGCTGTCGTTAAAACTGCATCATTTATTGATGTTGATGTTTCAGAGTACGAACAGCAAAATATAGCACCGATAGACAATGAAAAATTAAAGTTATTTCAAGCACTTGATGAGACTCAAAAATTTACTGAATTTCAACTTTATACAAAGGCGGGTAAGGATGCATTAAGTAAACTTGAAGCACGTGGTTACAGTATGGAGTTGATAAAGAAATTTGGTATTGGCGTTGCATTTGGCGATAATCAATTATCAAAATATTTGTTAGCAAAAGGTTTTAACGAAAAAGAACTTGTGGATGCGGATTTAGTTCGGGTCTCCGAGCGTGGGGTTGAAGACGTGTTTTATCAGCGTATCATGTTTCCAATCTATGATCGACATGGGCGCGTAATTGCTTTTAGTGCACGGGCTCTAAATGATGATAATAAAGTTAAATATATCAATACTTCCGAAACGCGTTTATATACCAAAGGATTGACAGTTTATAATATCCACAATGCAAAAGATGCAGCACGTAAACAAGATTTTATTCTGGTAGCTGAAGGTGTTACCGACACAATTGCTTTTACCAAATCAGGCTTTGATAATACCGTTTCTTTACTGGGGGTCGCTTGTACCAATGAACAAATTCAAATGTTGAAACAGTGCAGTTCAAATATTGTTTTGGCTTTCGATGGTGATCGTGCCGGACTTGAAGCGACATATCAAGTTGGTTTGAAGTTACGTAAAGCACATTGTACAGTTACAGTATGGTATAATGATACGGGATTAGATCCAGATGAATGTATTCGTGAATTTGGAATTGAACGTGTTCAAAAAGGTGTTGCTGACCGTATTAATTGGCTAGATTTTTTAATGAGTTATGGAATTGGAAACTATGGTTTGGATTCATTTGATAATCGTAAACGAGTTGTTCAATTTATGATTGATCATTTAAAAGATGAAGACGAGTTGGAACAGAGCTATTACCTCAAGAAACTTTCTGACAAAACAAATTTTGAATATAGTGTGTTATCACAACAACTCAATGCGCGTAGTCTTTCGCTTGAACGTGATACCCACCGAATTCCGAATAATGTTGATCATGCGATGGAGTTTAATGTAAAAATTCCTGAAAGAGCAATTTTGAGACAAATGCTGATTTCTAAAGAAGCAGCATACCTATATCGAGATCAATTAGGCTTCTTAGTGTCCGATTTGGCAACTGATTTTGCACTAATAATTCTCGATTGTTATCGTAATCAAGAAGTTATTGAAATTGCAGATATTTTATCTTTAAACATATCTGATAAAATGAAAAAATTTGCTATCGATATCGAATCAAGCGACTTATTGCATGGCTATAATCGAGCAAGTATGGAACAAAATATTAATTTGATTCGGGATCATCTTGTCGTCATGGGAGTCCATGATATGAAGGGTCGGGTGCTTCAACAAGATAAGATTGATGATCAAGCAGCACTACTCGAAGAAGCAATAAAACAATTAAGAAATAAAAATAAGAGAGAAGGAGAACATTGA
- a CDS encoding glycine--tRNA ligase: MKKYEFETIVNHVRTSGFVFQGSEIYGGLANTWDFGPLGIELKQNVKKLWWESFVSRNPYNVGIQSAILMNPSVWQASGHLDTFNDPLMDCRKCNTRHRADKLIEAFSETEINAGVMSNDEMELYIQEHQIPCPNCGGHDFTNIRQFNLMFKTFQGVTEDSSNAIYLRPETAQGMFVNYRNVQRSMRKKLPFGIAQIGKSFRNEITPGQFIFRTREFEQMELEFFVKPGEDLEWYEYWKKFAMDWLIGLGIKPENLRLREHDEDELSHYSKGTSDIEYRFPWGFDELWGIADRTDYDLKQHQEHSKVSMEYLDPETNEKFIPYCVEPSLGVERLMLALICEAYDEEELENDTRVVMHFSPKLAATQVCVLPLSKKLSEPAREVMHKLMGSFACDFDETASIGKRYRRQDAIGTPFCITFDFDSLEDEKVTLRYRDSMEQVRVSVDEAIALMHEEINK, from the coding sequence ATGAAAAAATATGAATTTGAAACGATAGTAAACCATGTTAGAACAAGTGGTTTCGTTTTTCAAGGTAGTGAGATTTATGGTGGTTTAGCAAATACTTGGGATTTTGGTCCTTTAGGAATTGAATTAAAGCAAAATGTTAAGAAATTATGGTGGGAGTCTTTTGTTTCTCGAAATCCATATAACGTTGGGATTCAATCTGCTATTTTAATGAATCCATCAGTATGGCAAGCAAGTGGTCACTTAGACACTTTTAATGACCCTTTGATGGATTGTCGAAAATGTAATACGCGTCATCGCGCTGATAAACTTATTGAAGCGTTTTCGGAAACTGAAATTAATGCGGGTGTTATGAGCAATGACGAAATGGAATTGTATATTCAAGAACATCAAATTCCATGCCCTAATTGTGGTGGTCATGACTTTACAAACATTCGTCAATTTAATTTAATGTTTAAAACATTCCAAGGTGTTACGGAGGATAGTTCAAACGCAATCTATTTACGTCCTGAAACGGCACAGGGGATGTTTGTTAATTACCGTAATGTCCAACGTTCAATGCGTAAAAAACTACCATTTGGGATTGCGCAGATTGGTAAGTCATTTAGAAATGAAATTACACCAGGACAATTTATTTTTAGAACACGTGAGTTTGAACAAATGGAATTAGAATTCTTTGTGAAACCAGGTGAAGACCTTGAGTGGTATGAATATTGGAAGAAATTCGCAATGGATTGGTTAATTGGGCTTGGTATAAAACCTGAAAATCTACGTTTAAGAGAGCACGATGAAGATGAGTTATCACATTATTCTAAAGGAACAAGTGATATCGAATATCGTTTCCCATGGGGGTTTGATGAGTTGTGGGGCATTGCTGACCGTACTGATTATGACCTTAAACAACATCAAGAACACTCAAAAGTAAGTATGGAGTATTTAGATCCTGAGACAAATGAAAAATTTATCCCTTACTGTGTGGAACCATCTTTAGGGGTTGAACGATTAATGCTTGCGTTAATTTGTGAAGCCTATGATGAAGAAGAACTTGAAAATGATACACGTGTTGTAATGCATTTTTCACCAAAACTTGCGGCAACACAAGTGTGTGTGTTGCCGCTTTCCAAAAAATTAAGTGAACCGGCTCGTGAGGTTATGCATAAGCTAATGGGATCTTTTGCTTGTGATTTTGATGAGACGGCAAGTATTGGAAAACGATACCGTCGACAAGATGCAATCGGAACACCATTCTGTATTACATTTGATTTTGATTCTTTAGAAGATGAAAAGGTAACGTTACGCTATCGTGATTCAATGGAACAGGTTCGTGTAAGTGTGGACGAAGCGATTGCATTGATGCATGAAGAAATTAACAAATAA